The sequence below is a genomic window from Bombus pascuorum chromosome 15, iyBomPasc1.1, whole genome shotgun sequence.
TACAGATATTTCGAAAGCAGATTACTTTAAAGTTCAAGACTCTGGAGTCACGTGCGATAATGTAAACAGTTTAAACAAAGACTTCAAtggagaaaataaagaagattcgaatttggattcagaagaTACCATTGTAAAGTCGAAATTAGAAGATAAGTCTGTAGAAAATCTAAATGTATCTATTAAAGAAGATGACTTTTCATTTGAAGTCGACGGTTCGgaatttgtaaatgttaaaaattcagTATTTTGTAGTCCTATCGAAAATGAGTTGAGCATTAATAACTCAAATAAGGAGTCTTTTTTGAAAGATCAAATGGAACATGAAATTGTCACAGATCTTCAGTTTTCTGAGATTGAAGATAACCACTACTCTACACCACTGCCAGATATTTCCAAATGTTCGAGCGAAGAATTTAGCGACTTCAAGTATGATTCTATGTTGGAAACTTCAATTGCCACACTTCAGCCAAAGTTTCCTGACTATTCCACGGaaacgagagagaagaaagcTGAAATGCTAGTTCAAGATGACGATTTTGgtgattttacaaatttctccGAGCATACGCAATTCGTGAAACTGGATGAAACAAATGTACCTGATAAAAAAAACGAGGAAGACGATTTTGGAGATTTCAATGATTTCGAAACAGCATTCGAGCAGCCTTCAGTAGAACAGTCGCAAATTAGTCTAAAAGAGTCAATTTgtcgaatagaaaataaaagcgtgagtttcttttatatttatcttctttgAATCAACTACTAGAAACttgcataaattttctttaggCTGCTAACAAAATAGAGGACATAATAACTACCATGTTTTCAATGGACTCTGAGCAATGTGAGATTGAGATACAGCCATTGATAAGTGAGGTGGACGAAGTCTGGCAgagtattaaaaatgttgagGAAACGAATGCTTTGACATACCAATGGACAAATAGTTCCAGCAACAATGTATTGTTAAACTCTCTTGGTATTGATTCTCGTAATATCGTGAGTAACATTTGCTTGTATATAATGGTACAATCGATCGaagattaaatttaagaaCTCGCAGTTATTCGGGCCGAGATGGAACCCGAATGTTCCAAGATTTGCTGCGAATCTTGGCTTTACTCCGTTAGAGCCAATCAAAGCCACAACTGATCCTCAACCAGTTGCTTTATCGAATATCAGCAAATCCCAAGCTTCAACTAATTCAGAAGTaagtttttaaatacaatGCTCTTCGGATAagcgattatattttttcctagTTAAGATTTCTTGGAATCTTGTTATTGATGACAATCAGAAGTACTAAACTTCCAATTAggttttcataaaattattattaaatagtttCTGAAATTCTTTTGATTATTAagtattattctattaataattaataatattgcacacagtatatttgattataattaatattgatataattttattaggaAGTACCTGCTGCTCAATTTGATTGGAATAGTTCTGGGCTTGTTAATCCCTTAGAAGCTAGTAAGTATTCAGATCAATGTATGTTCATGTTACAATTTCATTAGTTTTATTTTGCTACCACAATATCAGATATTCTTTAATAGACTAATAAAGGAGTACCTCACATTTtagtgtaaaaatatttaattgctttATTCACTTTGCATTTGCAATTATGTTTTGTATAAAGTGTGCTAATTACTGGGAATATTCTTTGATAAATCGTGTAATCTAGGTGGTGGGTTATCTGCTCTTCTACCTCTGGACTTTTTGTGTCCCTTCGATCCTCTACTAACATCCCACAACTCCACCAATTCTGAATCCTATCGTCGACCAAGTAGTGCGAGGAATCCTATTAATCATCGTAAGTCTTAGGCTTGTATTTGTATAGCCAGAACACACAGACACATTAGATTGTTTTACTGCATGCTTCTACTCTATCGTAATACGCATCCATATCCAAAATCAGCGCTTTCAAGTGAAATCTTTTACAAAACAACAGATATCCCAGAAGTAAATGTAAATCGGGAACGATGCAATTCAGTGTCAAAAGTGGAGACGATAGATTCTCTGGAGAATGATGTCACGAAGTCACAGAATACGAAACGTTCACAATCTTCGAAAATGATTGAACCTTTGCCTGTTCCACGTGCACCAGAATGGAAGAGGAAAACTGATCTCGACTCAGGACATAAACAGAAAAGCACAAGTATTCAAAGAGGGATTCCAATGGAGAAACAATGCCTACCAATAGAAAAGCAGTTTCTATCAATTGATAAACAATACACGAGCGAAAGACAATTTGTATCGGTTGAGAGATCGTTTCCGTCAAGTGACAAACAGTATTCATCAGCGGAGAAATCGACGACGGGGGACGTTTACCGTGGCAAGCCTATGTCCAAGAGATCCGGATCCGAGCACGTAGTAATGGACAGATTCGGTCGATTAATGCCGATTCAGCCAGAGACAGCGAAGATATTGAATCGTTTGCCGGATCTTTCGTTCCTCAGCGCTAGAACTCTAATGCTCGATCGGGAACACAAGCAGCTCGCCTGCGAAATGGGTGTTATAAGTCGTAAAATGCCTGGCTGAGTAACGTCGGTCTGAGCGCGAGTTTGAAAGGTCAGAACATTCGATAGATCTCACTCTGTCCTGTGGACAAATTGATGAGACATAGAAACGAAGGAGAGAAGACGTTCCGTTAACCTTTCAAACCCGCGCTTGGGCCGACCTTTGATCCTAACCTATATTTCCCCCcccgaaaaaagaagaaaaaaaagcacTGACTGATAAAGTATTCTGTATTCTTCATTTAGGAAGGTAAAAAAGAGATATGGGATATGCGAGATGATGGATGTTTATTTTCTGTTCATAGAAAGGAGCTATTCCACAATACAgattttctatcatttttgCATGATAAAATGGCGGTGTACAACCTTATTACTTTGTTCACGAAATGGagtcataatattttatcatttaagaTGTGATCATTTCCAGATCTCTAGACACTTCCGAGTATTAGTAACGAAAACATCACTCATAGTATGTAATACACGGTTTTTCtacgttatttcttttaactCAGGTATGGATATCTCTCGACTATTCTTCttgcttctttattttttgctCTCAGATGTGGaccaatatatgtatactttaaAGTAGCTTGTATAATATGATTAGACAGTAtgattatacatatagtatgattaaatttaaatttatgatatttctaACCATATTTGttttagataataaaagaACTCTCGCACTGACATATGGTGGAGTTcttattagaaataattcatatttctgtTTCCAACTTTGCTTTTTAATTATGGTATAGTTTGTTGATATAATGTgttgctaattaattatttacgtgCTTGTATAGCACTGCTTCGTAAGCAGAATGTACTTAATCTTTTATACGTACTGACTCTGTTCCGTGAACAGGTGCAAGAGTGAGTTAGTGGTGCAGCCAGAAATTGTTAATGGAGGTATACAACGATGTCACAAGTTAGTTTCATAGTTAatcaagaaaaaaattattattttgagaaaaaatatttttcaattttgtattcAATTATGCctccataaaaattatactttatatacgcatttttattttgcaaagcatattaaaaatatacgtattctTTATCCATGTGAAAAGAGGATAATATGTGAATATAACGAACGAAGAATTAACCGAACTATTAACAATTGTTATTTCAGTGAAGTTTGTACTACCTGACCGCACCACAGTTACAGATAGTTAGTGATATCGAATATTCGATACTCGAGTTAAGACTTACTACCAATACTACGTTCAGAGGGAATTGTCATGAACATATTTGGCGTTCAAAAGTGAc
It includes:
- the LOC132914463 gene encoding putative uncharacterized protein DDB_G0282499 isoform X2, translating into MAFPPLVSSTPPPLDNLGDSEEDEFGDFTTGGIDGLSVSSDSPHKLVTPVQTPLTSQHTSPRVNGISEIPENSQINVAPKPTITEDLLILEKINDTVNDIKFGTEVEKLDEIIGNDSKKNLGNVNNNNKEIIVEIGVSNEVNLTSKSNSFEENEGEVNHLEDIEPLSLDLGDPTAAPDTVQSLNDAFYDYEQFEDSQNWISNSNPSTDISKADYFKVQDSGVTCDNVNSLNKDFNGENKEDSNLDSEDTIVKSKLEDKSVENLNVSIKEDDFSFEVDGSEFVNVKNSVFCSPIENELSINNSNKESFLKDQMEHEIVTDLQFSEIEDNHYSTPLPDISKCSSEEFSDFKYDSMLETSIATLQPKFPDYSTETREKKAEMLVQDDDFGDFTNFSEHTQFVKLDETNVPDKKNEEDDFGDFNDFETAFEQPSVEQSQISLKESICRIENKSAANKIEDIITTMFSMDSEQCEIEIQPLISEVDEVWQSIKNVEETNALTYQWTNSSSNNVLLNSLGIDSRNILFGPRWNPNVPRFAANLGFTPLEPIKATTDPQPVALSNISKSQASTNSEEVPAAQFDWNSSGLVNPLEASGGLSALLPLDFLCPFDPLLTSHNSTNSESYRRPSSARNPINHHIPEVNVNRERCNSVSKVETIDSLENDVTKSQNTKRSQSSKMIEPLPVPRAPEWKRKTDLDSGHKQKSTSIQRGIPMEKQCLPIEKQFLSIDKQYTSERQFVSVERSFPSSDKQYSSAEKSTTGDVYRGKPMSKRSGSEHVVMDRFGRLMPIQPETAKILNRLPDLSFLSARTLMLDREHKQLACEMGVISRKMPG
- the LOC132914463 gene encoding putative uncharacterized protein DDB_G0282499 isoform X3, producing the protein MAFPPLVSSTPPPLDNLGDSEEDEFGDFTTGGIDGLSVSSDSPHKLVTPVQTPLTSQHTSPRVNGISEIPENSQINVAPKPTITEDLLILEKINDTVNDIKFGTEVEKLDEIIGNDSKKNLGNVNNNNKEIIVEIGVSNEVNLTSKSNSFEENEGEVNHLEDIEPLSLDLGDPTAAPDTVQSLNDAFYDYEQFEDSQNWISNSNPSTDISKADYFKVQDSGVTCDNVNSLNKDFNGENKEDSNLDSEDTIVKSKLEDKSVENLNVSIKEDDFSFEVDGSEFVNVKNSVFCSPIENELSINNSNKESFLKDQMEHEIVTDLQFSEIEDNHYSTPLPDISKCSSEEFSDFKYDSMLETSIATLQPKFPDYSTETREKKAEMLVQDDDFGDFTNFSEHTQFVKLDETNVPDKKNEEDDFGDFNDFETAFEQPSVEQSQISLKESICRIENKSAANKIEDIITTMFSMDSEQCEIEIQPLISEVDEVWQSIKNVEETNALTYQWTNSSSNNVLLNSLGIDSRNINSQLFGPRWNPNVPRFAANLGFTPLEPIKATTDPQPVALSNISKSQASTNSEEVPAAQFDWNSSGLVNPLEANIPEVNVNRERCNSVSKVETIDSLENDVTKSQNTKRSQSSKMIEPLPVPRAPEWKRKTDLDSGHKQKSTSIQRGIPMEKQCLPIEKQFLSIDKQYTSERQFVSVERSFPSSDKQYSSAEKSTTGDVYRGKPMSKRSGSEHVVMDRFGRLMPIQPETAKILNRLPDLSFLSARTLMLDREHKQLACEMGVISRKMPG
- the LOC132914463 gene encoding putative uncharacterized protein DDB_G0282499 isoform X1, whose translation is MAFPPLVSSTPPPLDNLGDSEEDEFGDFTTGGIDGLSVSSDSPHKLVTPVQTPLTSQHTSPRVNGISEIPENSQINVAPKPTITEDLLILEKINDTVNDIKFGTEVEKLDEIIGNDSKKNLGNVNNNNKEIIVEIGVSNEVNLTSKSNSFEENEGEVNHLEDIEPLSLDLGDPTAAPDTVQSLNDAFYDYEQFEDSQNWISNSNPSTDISKADYFKVQDSGVTCDNVNSLNKDFNGENKEDSNLDSEDTIVKSKLEDKSVENLNVSIKEDDFSFEVDGSEFVNVKNSVFCSPIENELSINNSNKESFLKDQMEHEIVTDLQFSEIEDNHYSTPLPDISKCSSEEFSDFKYDSMLETSIATLQPKFPDYSTETREKKAEMLVQDDDFGDFTNFSEHTQFVKLDETNVPDKKNEEDDFGDFNDFETAFEQPSVEQSQISLKESICRIENKSAANKIEDIITTMFSMDSEQCEIEIQPLISEVDEVWQSIKNVEETNALTYQWTNSSSNNVLLNSLGIDSRNINSQLFGPRWNPNVPRFAANLGFTPLEPIKATTDPQPVALSNISKSQASTNSEEVPAAQFDWNSSGLVNPLEASGGLSALLPLDFLCPFDPLLTSHNSTNSESYRRPSSARNPINHHIPEVNVNRERCNSVSKVETIDSLENDVTKSQNTKRSQSSKMIEPLPVPRAPEWKRKTDLDSGHKQKSTSIQRGIPMEKQCLPIEKQFLSIDKQYTSERQFVSVERSFPSSDKQYSSAEKSTTGDVYRGKPMSKRSGSEHVVMDRFGRLMPIQPETAKILNRLPDLSFLSARTLMLDREHKQLACEMGVISRKMPG